In Leptotrichia sp. oral taxon 221, the DNA window AGCTAATATTTTTTCCAGACAAGTATTTCGCCAACATCATTCCGTGTTTATTAGCGACATCCCCAAACGGTGCATAAAGATTTCTATCTGTTTTATAGAATTTGTTAAATATACAATCTCCAATTGCATAAACATCAGGTAAATTAGTCTCGAATTTATCATTTACAACAATTTTTCCTTGGTCAGTTTTTAAATTTTTAGGAATAAAATCAATATTAGGAGTAATTCCAATACTAAATAATGCAATATCGAAATCAATTATTTCTCCATTATCTAATTTTACAGCGCTTGCTTTTCCATCTTGTGAAACAATTTCAGTAACACCAGCATTCAACTTCAAAGAAATTCCTCGATTTTCAATTTCTTTATAAACCCCAGCTTTCAATTTTTCAGAAAACGAAGGTAAAATTTCTCCAGCCTTTTCAACAATTGTCACATTTAATCCTTTTTTATTAAAGGCTTCTGCAGTTTCAAGCCCAATAAATCCAGCTCCAACAACCACAGCTTTTTTCAATTTATCTTTATTTTCAGTAATGTAGTCTTTAATTTTAAAAGCCTCTTCTGCATGAGAAAGCGTGAAAACATTAGTCAAATTTTTAGAATATCCAGAAATATTTGGAATAAACGATTTTGCTCCAACAGCAATCACAAGTTTATCATAACCAAAAATTCCGTTTATTTCTTCACCTTCAACATTCAAAGTCTTATTTTGAAAGTCAATACCAGTCACTTTATGATGAATTTTTACATTAACTCCTCTTTTTATAAAGTCTTCAGGCGTTCCGTGTAAAACATCACTTTTTTTCAATTCATCAGCAATAAAATAAGGTGTCGGACAACCAGCCCAAGCAACATATGAAGATTTTTCAAACAAAAAAACTTCATCATCAGGGTTTGCTTTTTTATATTGAGTGGAAAACATCATTCCCGCTGCTCCACCACCAATTACAACTATTTTCATAAAATATTTCTCCTCTCAAATTAAACTTAATTTTTTATTTTTTTTCTAAATGATTAAACAAGTATCTAAGACGACTTGCGACCATTTTTATTCCAACTTTATTATCTTTTCCTCTAGGAATAATAACATCTGCGTATCTTTTTGAAGGCTCAACAAATTCTAAGTGCATTGGTTTTACTGTATTTATATATTGATTTTTTATACTTTCGAAACTTCTCGCACGTTCATGCAAATCTCTCTCAATCCTTCTTAACAATCTCTCATCGTCATCTGTATCAACGAAAATTTTCGCATCAAACAAATCACGAATTTTCGGTATAGCAAGAACTAAAATCCCTTCTACAATTATTAAATTCGCAGGTTCAATGTGTTCTGTCTCATTAACCCTATTATGAACTTGGAAATCATAAATCGGCTTTTCAATAGATTTTCCATTTTTCAAAGATAAAATATGCTCTTCTAACAAGTTAAAATCAATTGCATCAGGGTGGTCATAATTCAATCCCACTCTTTCCTCATAAGTCAAGTGATCATTTTTTTTATAGTAAGAATCCTGTTCCAGCAAAATTGAATGAATTCCTTTCTTTTCTAAATCTTCGATAATCGCCTTAGTCACGCTAGTTTTACCAGATCCAGTTCCACCAGCAATTCCAACAATAATCGTTTGATATGACATACATATTCCTCCCAATTAAAAATGATTTTTTACATAATTTATTATAACATATTATTTTCTTTTTGTCCGTTACAAAAAAATAAATTAATGTGATATAATAAAAAGTATTCTGTATAAAAAGGAAATTTGAGGAGGAAAAAATGAACGAAAAAATGAAGAAAATTAAAGAAATATTAGAGAAAAAAGCAGCATTTGATGATGCGATAACGTTGTTAAATTGGGATTTGGAAACAGAGGCACCTAGAATGGCGATTGAGAAAAAGTCTAAGACACTTAATTATTTGTCGGGAGAAAGTTATTCGACTGTAATAAATGATGAGTTTAAGGAACTTGTTTATTCGGTTGATGAGAATAATTTGAATGAATTAGATAGAAAAATTATTCAAGAGATAAAAAAAGAGACGTTTGAAAAAATGAAAAAAATACCCAAAGAAGATTATCAAAAATATTCAGAGATTGTTTTAGTAGCTTCAAGGGTTTGGGAGAGAGCTAAAAATGAAAATAATTATGAGATTTTTAAGGATTATTTGAAGCAAATTATAGAATATAATAAGAAATTTATTAAATTGAGGGGATATGAAGGGCATCAATACAATACGCTTTTGGACGATTATGAGCCAGAAATGACTGTTGTGGAATTGGATGAATTTTTTGAGAAGGTAAGAACTGAATTGTCGCCATTGATTAAGAAAATTGTTAAGAGCGAGAAAAAAGTTTTAGATGAAGAAAAAAGAAAAAAATTTAAATCATTGAAATTTGATATTCAAAAGCAGAAAGAGCTATCTAAAGAGATTCTAGATGTAATGAAATTTGATTTTGAGAGAGGTATTTTGAAGGAAAGTGAGCATCCGTTTACTACTGATATGGGAAATAAAGATGTTAGAATTACGACGCATTACTATGAGAATAATTTATTGAGTTCAGTTTATTCAACAATTCATGAAGGTGGACATGCTTTGTATGAACAACACATCACAGACGAGATTTCTAATACGATTTTAGGAAATGGAACTTCAATGGGAATTCATGAATCACAATCGAGAATTTATGAAAATATGTTTGGAAGAAGTCGAGAATTTTTAAGTTTTCTTTATCCAAAAATTGAAAAAGTTTTTGATGGAATATTGTCAAAAAATGGGATAACTGCTGAAGATTTGTATATTCTAGCAAATGAAGTTGAAGAGTCGTTTATTAGAATTGAAGCTGATGAATTGACGTATCCGATTCATATTTTGATAAGATATGAGCTTGAAAAAGAGATTTTTAGCGACTTGGATAAGGAAGTTGATGTAGATGAATTGGCAGAAGCTTGGGCAGATAAATATGAAAAATATTTAGGAATTAGACCAGAAACTTATTCAAAAGGAATTTTACAAGATGTTCACTGGGCTTCAGGATTATTTGGATATTTTCCTTCATATGCGCTAGGAAGTGCTTATTCTGCACAAATTTACGATACAATTAACAAAAAAGTAAATATTTTAGATGAATTAAAAAATGGAGAATTCAGTAGAATAAATGAAATTTTAAAAAACAATATTCATCAATTTGGGAAAACAAAAACACCAAAAGAAATAATAAAAGACATGACTGGAAAAGAATTTGATTCATCATATTATATTGATTATTTAATTGGTAAATTTTCTGAGATTTATTAAAAAACATTTAATTTGGTTTCAATCTATTGAAATTTAAGATTTTCAAGGTATACTTTTATCAAAGTAAGAGACACAAAAAAATTGAAAAACGTATATTTTTTAGTAAATAGAGTTGAATTTTTTTTTGGAAAGAGAGGGATGAAAATGATACACACGAATGAAGAAATGCAGCAAATACAAAAAAGATTTATAGATTTAGAAATCAAAAGTTTTGCTAGAGAAGTAATTGAATTTATCGATGACAGTCCAAGTGCCTATCATGCAGTAAAAAATTCATCAGATATTTTGGAAGAAAATGGATTTCAAAGATTGAATCCGAGAGAAGAGTGGAAATTGAAAAAAGGGGGTCAATATTTTGTAAAACAATCAAATTCTGCGATAATTGCGTTTACAGTGGGGAAAGACGTAGATTTGTCGAGAGGGTTTAAAATATTTGGATCACATACAGATTCGCCTTGTTTCAGAATAAAACCAAATCCTGAGATGATTACAGAGAATATAATTCGATTGAATACGGAAGTTTATGGGGGACCAATTTTAAGTACATGGTTTGACAGACCACTTTCAATCGCAGGAAGAGTTATTCTTAGAACAAATGATCCGTTTTTTCCAAGAACAGTTGCTATAAAATTTGATGAGCCACTAATGACAATACCAAATTTAGCAATACATCAAAACAGGGATGTTAATAATGGGGTAAAAATTGACAGACAAAAAGATGTGTTGCCAGTAATTGGATTAATGAATGAAATATTTGAAAAAGATAACTTTTTATTAAATTACATTTTTGATAAAATTAATTTGAAAAAAGAAGATGTTTTGGATTTTGATTTGTATGTTTACAATACTGAAAAAGGATGTCTTTTGGGGGCAAATGAAGAATTTATTTCAGCACCAAGAATTGATAATTTAGTTTCAGTTTATGCAGGACTTTTAGGATTGGTGGAAAGTGAGCATAATCAAAAACAAATAAACGTTTTTGTGGCTTTTGATAATGAAGAAATTGGAAGTGCGACAAAACAAGGGGCAGATTCAAATTATTTAATACATACATTGGAAAGAATAGTGTTAGGATTAGGTTATACGAGAGAAAATTTCTTGAGAATGTTAAGTGGATCATTTATGTTATCGGCAGATGCAGCACACGCAGCACATCCTGCACATATGAACAAAACGGATCCTACAAGCAGAGGTAGAATTAATGAAGGTATTTCAGTAAAAATTAGTGCTAGACAAAAATATACTTCAGACGGATTTTCAACTTCTGTAATAAAACAAATAATTGATGGAACAGATATTAAAATACAGCCGTTTGTAAATGAGTCAAATGAATTGGGAGGAAGTACAATAGGACCTATTTCTTCAACTCACTTAGAAATCGATGGAATAGACGTTGGAATACCTATGCTTGCAATGCACTCAGCAAGGGAACTTTGTGGAGTGTCAGATGTTTATTTCTTGAAAGAATTGGCAACAGAATTTTTTGAAAAATAATATAAATTGTTAAAACTATAAATATTATAAATGATTATGTAATAATAATATATTTTACATTTATGATTTTTTATGATAGTATAAGTTCATAATAAAGCTAAATAGATGAAAAGACTGTGATAGAGAGAGTAGCTTTTTACAGAAGTTAAGAGCGAGTTAGAGATGGTGGAAGTCTAACAATGGAGTAATTAGTGAAGAACACTCTGGAGTTGCTCACCGAAAGAATTTCTTTTAGAAATGAGAGATTTAATATAAATTATAAAAATTTTAAATAAAATGAATTAAATCAATAAAAAGAAATTTTAGTAGACTGAGACGTGATCCAATTACGTTAGTATTGGCGGGTATCGAGTGCATGAAAAGGCATTTCCGTACATTGTAATTATGAAAAACATTAATTGTAAATTTGTTTTGACAAGTTTGTAACATACTTAATTCATATAATGTATATTTAATACCCGCAATTTTTTAGAGATTGCGGTTTTTTCTTTATTTAGCAGTTGTATAATTACGAAAATTTAAGAGAAAAAAGGAGAGAAATTAGTATGTGTGGATTTGTATTTGCATCAAAACAAAAAATTAATAAGGAAATGTTTAAAAAAAGTTATGACAATATTTTTCATAGAGGGCCTGATAACCAAATAATCAAAGAAGAAGATGGGATTTGGGGATTTCATAGATTATCGATTATGGATTTGTCAGCAAAAGGAAATCAACCGTTTGAAAGAGATGGGAAAAAATTGATTTGTAATGGGGAGATTTATAATTTCTTGGAATTGAGGGAATTGTTGAGGGATGAGTTTGAATTTAAGTCAGAAAGTGATTGTGAAGTACTTATTCCGCTTTATGAAAAATTTGGATTTGAAATTATGTTGAAGATGTTGGATGCTGAATTTGCTTTAGTTTTATTTGATGGAGAAACTGGTGAAATAATGGCTGGAAGAGATCCGATTGGTATAAGACCGATGTTTTATGGATATGATAAAGAAACTGGCGGAATCGCATTTTCATCAGAAGCTAAAGGCTTAATAGAATTTTGCGATGAAGTATTTCCATTCCCTCCAGGTCATTATTACAAAGATGGAGAATTTCATTTGTACAATGATTTGGCAGATCCAAAAAGAATTATTGATGAAGATTTAGATACGATAACTTCTAAAATTAGAGAAAAATTGGAAAAAGGAATAATAAAGAGATTACATTCAGATGCACCGTTGGGATTTTTGTTGAGTGGTGGATTAGATTCTTCATTGGTTTGTGCAGTTTCTCAAAAATTTTTGGATAAACCAATAAAAACTTTTGCAATTGGGATGGAAACAGATCCGATTGACTTGAGATATGCGAAAGAAGTGGCGGATTTTTTAGGAACGGAGCATACAGAAGTAATTATGACAAAAAAAGATGTTTTGGATTCGTTGGAAAAAGTAATTTGGCACTTGGAAACATGGGATATTACAACAATAAGAGCTAGTATTGGAATGTATTTAGTGTGTAAATATATTCACGAAAATACTGATTTGAAGGTGCTTATGACAGGAGAAGTCAGCGATGAAATATTTGGTTACAAATATACAGATTTTGCACCGACACCTGAAGAATTTCAAAAAGAATCTCAAAAAAGAATTAGAGAATTGTATATGTATGATGTGTTGAGAGCTGATAGAGTGATTGCTGCAAATTCGTTAGAAGCAAGAGTTCCGTTTGGTGACTTGGATTTCGTAGATTATGTTATGAGCGTGAATCCTGAGAAAAAAATGAATAAATATAATAAAGGAAAATATTTATTGAGAAAAGCATTTGAAGGGTTAGACTACTTGCCAGATAGCATTTTGTATAGAGAAAAAGCAGCGTTTAGTGATGCAGTAGGACATTCAATGGTTGATTATTTGAAAGAATATGCAGAGGGGAAATATACTGATGAGGACTTGAAAAATGCTGTAGACAAATATCCATATAGAACACCATTTACAAAAGAATCACTACTGTATAGAGATATTTTTGAAAAATTCTACCCAAACAAAGCTAAATGGATAAAAGATTTTTGGATGCCGAATAAAGAGTGGGAAGGATGCGATGTAGACGATCCAAGTGCAAGAGTGTTGAAAAATTATGGAGATAGTGGGAAATAAGATTGATAAAGACTTTTGCCTTCTTTAGAGAAAATGAGTGGAAATAATAAAAATACTTTTTTGATTAATGAAATAAATTGAAAAAAATAAAAAATAATCAAGCAGAAAAATGAAAAGTATGATATAATAGTTTGTATTAGTAAAAAAAGGAAGGTAAAAGGAAAGAATGCAAAAATTTGAAGATTTAGGATTGAGTACAGAATTACTTAATGCATTGAGTAAAAAAGGATTTGAAGAACCAAGTGAAATACAAAGATTAGTAATACCAGAATTATTAAAAGAAAGAACACATTTAATAGGACAAGCGCAAACAGGAACAGGAAAAACTGCAGCGTTTAGTATACCGATATTGGAAACAATAGATGCGGATAAAACAGTAAAAGCATTGATTTTAGCTCCAACAAGAGAATTGGCAAATCAGGTTGCAGATGAAATTTATTCATTAAAAGGTGAAAAAGATATAAAAGTATTGGCTGTGTATGGAGGAGCTTCTATTGAGCAGCAAATAAAAAACTTAAAAAAGGGTGTAGATATTGTAGTTGGAACGCCTGGAAGAGTTATGGACCTAATGAGAAAGAAAATTTTAAAAGTTGATAACTTAGATTATTTCGTATTGGATGAAGCGGATGAAATGCTTAATATGGGATTTCTTGAAGATATCGAATTAATATTAGAAAAAACAAATGACGAGAAAAAAATGTTATTCTTCTCAGCAACAATGCCTAAAGCTATTTTGGATATTGCAAAAAGATTTATGGTTAACTACAAAATGTTAAAAGTTGAGAAAAAAGAATTGACAACTAACTTGACAGAACAAATTTATTATGAAGTAAAACAAGAAGATAAATTTGAAGCATTATCAAGAGTTTTAGATTATGAACAAGATTTTTATGGAATTGTTTTCTGTAGAACAAAATCTGAAGTTGATGATGTAACAAATAGATTGAAAGCTAGAAATTACGATGCTGAATGTATTCACGGAGACATTACACAAGGATTGAGACAAAAAGCATTGGATTTATTTAAGAAAAAAGTGCTTACAATATTAGTAGCGACAGATGTTGCAGCAAGAGGAATAGATGTAAGTAATTTGACACATGTAATTAATTATTCGATACCACAAGAGGCAGAGTCTTATGTTCATAGAATTGGAAGAACTGGAAGAGCTGGACAAAAAGGTATTGCAATTACATTTGTAACACCTAGAGAAGCTAGTAAATTAGCGCAAATTAAAAGAATTACAAAAACAGACATTAAGAGAGAAAATATACCAAATGTGGAAGAAATCTTAAATGCGAAAAAAGAAGCGTTAATTGCTTATGTGGATGAAATTATTAAAGAAAACGACCATAATGCATATGATCAATTAGCGACTGAATTATTGGAAGGAAGAAATCCACAAGAAGTTTTAGCTTCTGTGTTAAGACATGTTTATGAAGATGAATTCTTGCCTGAAAATTATAATGAAATTGAAAATGTAAAAGTTAAAATTGATGATAAAACTAGATTATTCATTGCGTTAGGTTCTAAAGATGGTTATAACGCTGGTAGATTGTTAGATTTATTGAATAAAAAAGCTAAAACACCTGGAAGAAAAGTTAAAGATATTAAGATTATGGATAAATATTCATTCATAACAGTACCTTTACAAGAAGCAGAATTTATTATTAGAGCTTTAAATTCTAAGAAAGATTCAAAACCATTAGTAGAAAAAGCAAATAGCACTGGTGGAAATTCAAGTGGTAAAAAATCTGGTGGAAGAAGAAAAAGAAAGTCATCAGACAAAAAATCAGATAAGAAATTAAACAAGAAACAAGATAAAGGTTCTTCAAAAAGAAAGAAAAGTTCAAAAAAATCAAAAAAAGATAGACATTAATCTAAAAATTTGATATTATTATATACAAATGTCCCCTTAAAAATCTGTTAGTTTTTAATAGATTAGATAGGGGAAATTTATTTAAGTAGAGAATTGTTAGGTTGAAAGGAGGACACAACGAAAAAGTTGTGTTTAAGATTATGAAGAAATTATTGTTAATTACAGGATTACTAGGAATTATGGTTTCTTGTGGTTCAAAAAAAGAAGTTTCAGCAGCTCCAGCAGGAGTTCCAAAAGAGTACACTCAATATTTGGATACTTTAAAAGCTGACAACAATTTAAAAATAACTATGGGAGGAAATCCTGTTACGATTGTTGGGAAAGAAACAAAAGTTGGAGATACGTTAAAAGGTGTTCCATTAACAGTAAATAGTAAATTGGAAGAAAAGAATATTTTAGCAGATAAAGCGATAAAAGTTATTTATACAGCACCTTCATTGGATACGAAAGTTTGTTCGTTACAAACAAAAATGTTGAATACAGCAGCAGCTAAATATCCAAATGTTAAATTTTATTCAGTTACTGTAGATACTCCATTTGCACAAGAAAGATTTTGTACAGCAAATGATATAAATGGAATTAAAACAGTTTCTGATTACAAATATCATCAATTTGGAGCACAAAATGGACTTTTAATGAAAGAAAGTGGATTGTTAACTAGAGCATTGATGATTGTTGATGAAAATAATGTTGTTAAATATATTGAATATGTGCCAGAACAAGGTAAGGAAGCTAATGTTGACAAGGCATTGAAATTCTTACAAGAAAAAATGTTAAAAAAATAAAATAAATTTGTGAAATACGCTAGATACTTGTGGTAAAAACAGGTTGAAAAGCGTATTTTTTTATTTTCAAAAAGATTGATAAAAAGTGGAAAATTGGATATAATGAAATTGTTAATTCTATTTTATTTTTTGAGAGATTGTACAGATGGAATTAAAATAGAAAATGAGAAATTTTTAGAAAAGAAAAGAGGGAAAATGTATAGAGTTGTATTAATAGATGCAGATGATACTTTATTTGATTATGAAAAGTCTGAAAAACATGCGATGAGAAAGGTTTTTGAAGATTTTGGTTTTTTTGAAAGAAATTCTGAAGAGGAATATTTTTCAATAAAGGAAGAGTACAAGAAGATTAATAGTTTTTTGTGGTCGGAATTGGAGAAAGGGAATATTACAAGTAAAAATTTGAGGGTAGAGAGATTTAAGCAATTGTTTGAGAAAGTTGGACTTAAATATGATGCTGAAAAATTTAGTCAAGGGTATTTAGATAGATTAGGTGAGGGGACTTATTTATTTGATGGTGCGGTGGAATTATGTAAGTATATAAAATCTAAGTACAAAGTGGCGATTGTGACAAATGGTATTAAAGAAGTTCAACATTCTAGAATAGAAAATTCAAAAATTAGTGAATATATTGATGAAATTATTGTTTCAGAAGAGGTTGGAGTGAGTAAGCCAAATTCGAAGATTTTTGAGTATGCGATAAAAAAATTGGGGTGTGAAAATTTAGACAAGAGTGAAATTATAATGATAGGGGATTCGCAAACAGCTGATATTAAAGGTGGGATTAATTTTGGAATAGATACTTGTTGGGTTAATTTATTAGGGAAAGATGAAAATCCAGAAATTAAAACAAAATATAAAGTTGATAAATTAAGTGAGTTGTATGAAATAATTTAGGTTTTGATAAAATGGTGAAAGGAGAATAATATGATAAGAAAAAAGTGGATAAAAATTTTATTGTGTTTATTGGTTTTTAATAATTTTCTTTTGGCAGAAAGTTTTTCAGAGAATAGTGAAAATTTATGCGGTAATGGATGTTCAGATAAACTGATTGTAGTTAGTGAGACGGATAAAAAGAATTCTAAAGAAAATTCTAAACAAGAGAGTATAGATGAGAAAGATAGTAAGGATACAAAAGTAAAAGGGGAAGATAAAAAGAGTAAAAAAGTTTCAAAAAATAAGAAAGATTCTTTGGAAACAGATAAAAAATCAGAAGGGAAATTTGTTGTAAATAATGAGATAGATACTGTTCCAGAGATAGATAAGAAAATTGGAATTGCATTTGGTGGAGGTTCAGCAAAGGGACTTGCACATATTGGAATTTTGAAGGTTTTGGAAGAGGAAAAAGTGCCGATTGAGTATGTGACAGGAACAAGTATGGGAAGTATAATTGGAGGACTTTATGCAGCGGGATATACAGCGAAAGAGTTAGAGGATATTGCAGTTCATATGGATTGGATGGGCTTGTTTAATGATAAAATTGATAGAGAGAAAAAAGGGATAGTAAGAAATATGATTGAGGACAGAAATACATTAAGTTTGCCTATGGAAAAATTTATGCCTAAAATAACTCCTGGGGCAATTGGTGGTAAAAGTGCAAGTGAAAGATTAAATGAGTTGTTATACGGTGTACTCGATAAAAATGATTTTACAAAATATCCAAAAAAATTTGCAGCAGTAGGAACTGATTTGAATACTGGAGAAGGAGTAATGATAACAAAAGGCTCATTGGCTACTGCAATTCGTTCGAGCTTATCACTGCCATCAATTTATAATCCAATGCAAGTTGGTGATAAATTGTATATTGATGGTGGAGTTGTTAGAAATTTGCCAGTTCAAGATTTGAAGGTTTTGGGGGCAGATTATACAATAGGGATAAATGTTGGAAGTGGATTTGAAAAAAGAGATTTAAATAAAATGACATTGGTTGATGTAGTTTCAGATGCGATGACAATAGCTGGTAGACAAGAAGTTGAAAGACAGATTAGAATGTTGGACATGTATATGGCTCCAGATTTATCAAAAGTAGAAGCATATGATTTTTTGAAAGCAAAGGATATTATTGCTATGGGAGAAAAATTAGCAAGAGATCATATTGATGAAATTAGAAAATTAAGCAATCCAAAAAAATTTGATGAAATAGAAGAAAAAAGAAAAGAATTTAGAAAAACTTGGAAAAATGAATACGATATAAAATCAGTGGAAATTCGAGGAAATAAAAAATACGAAACAGAATATTTTAAACGATATTTACCTGAAAAATTAGGAAAAATGAATGAGAAAGAATTGGAAAGTATTGTAGATAATTTGTATAAAAATGGTGATTTTTCAACAGTTTATTATGAAATAGCAGATGGTGATAAATTGGTTATTAATGTTCAGGAAAAGGCAGGAGATTATTTAACTTTTTCTTCGAATGCAAATACAGAAGATTTGGCAACAATAACAGTTGGAATTCAAGGGAATAAGACACTTGTAGGTACGTTAGATACTAGATATCAATTAAAAGGAATTATTGCCGATGAGTATGGTATAAATGGAGCAGGAACTGTTCTTTTTGGAAAATCAAATAAACTTTTAGGAGTTACTGATTTTGAGTATAAAAGAGATAAAATAAAAAATCAATATTTTATGAATGAAAAATATGATTTTGAGAATCAAAAATTTAGAGCAGGATTAGGACTTGGAGTAGAATTAAATACGAATACATTATTTTTAATTGGTGGAGGTTATCAAATCTCTGATGTAAATAAAAGTTTGGATAAAAATATGAATAAAAAAACAAAATTTCCTTATTTTGAAACAAGTTTAACACATGATTCTAGAGATGCAATTAATTTTGCTACTAAAGGCTCTTATTTTAAAGCAGATTATATAAAAGGATCTTCAAAAGAAGCAAAATTTGATACTTTATATGCAAAAGGAGAAGTAAATATACCTCTTGGTAAAAAGGTAACGGTGACGCCTAGTATAACTTATGTAACAACTGATGGAGATAAAGTTCCTGAAACTTATAGACCGAAACTAGGAGGATTCTCAGAAAGTGATTATTCAAT includes these proteins:
- a CDS encoding FAD-dependent oxidoreductase; this encodes MKIVVIGGGAAGMMFSTQYKKANPDDEVFLFEKSSYVAWAGCPTPYFIADELKKSDVLHGTPEDFIKRGVNVKIHHKVTGIDFQNKTLNVEGEEINGIFGYDKLVIAVGAKSFIPNISGYSKNLTNVFTLSHAEEAFKIKDYITENKDKLKKAVVVGAGFIGLETAEAFNKKGLNVTIVEKAGEILPSFSEKLKAGVYKEIENRGISLKLNAGVTEIVSQDGKASAVKLDNGEIIDFDIALFSIGITPNIDFIPKNLKTDQGKIVVNDKFETNLPDVYAIGDCIFNKFYKTDRNLYAPFGDVANKHGMMLAKYLSGKNISWKGLLRSFATSFYDIKLAQTGLTLKEALDLGFNADVVEMHAMYKNSGFEDSIPGKVEVVYDKDKKVLLGGSMVGAQAVAQFIDQIAIVTTLETPIEKFIEIDFAYSPTNASVWNPLLVVYRKVIK
- the udk gene encoding uridine kinase → MSYQTIIVGIAGGTGSGKTSVTKAIIEDLEKKGIHSILLEQDSYYKKNDHLTYEERVGLNYDHPDAIDFNLLEEHILSLKNGKSIEKPIYDFQVHNRVNETEHIEPANLIIVEGILVLAIPKIRDLFDAKIFVDTDDDERLLRRIERDLHERARSFESIKNQYINTVKPMHLEFVEPSKRYADVIIPRGKDNKVGIKMVASRLRYLFNHLEKK
- a CDS encoding carboxypeptidase M32, whose amino-acid sequence is MNEKMKKIKEILEKKAAFDDAITLLNWDLETEAPRMAIEKKSKTLNYLSGESYSTVINDEFKELVYSVDENNLNELDRKIIQEIKKETFEKMKKIPKEDYQKYSEIVLVASRVWERAKNENNYEIFKDYLKQIIEYNKKFIKLRGYEGHQYNTLLDDYEPEMTVVELDEFFEKVRTELSPLIKKIVKSEKKVLDEEKRKKFKSLKFDIQKQKELSKEILDVMKFDFERGILKESEHPFTTDMGNKDVRITTHYYENNLLSSVYSTIHEGGHALYEQHITDEISNTILGNGTSMGIHESQSRIYENMFGRSREFLSFLYPKIEKVFDGILSKNGITAEDLYILANEVEESFIRIEADELTYPIHILIRYELEKEIFSDLDKEVDVDELAEAWADKYEKYLGIRPETYSKGILQDVHWASGLFGYFPSYALGSAYSAQIYDTINKKVNILDELKNGEFSRINEILKNNIHQFGKTKTPKEIIKDMTGKEFDSSYYIDYLIGKFSEIY
- a CDS encoding M18 family aminopeptidase → MKMIHTNEEMQQIQKRFIDLEIKSFAREVIEFIDDSPSAYHAVKNSSDILEENGFQRLNPREEWKLKKGGQYFVKQSNSAIIAFTVGKDVDLSRGFKIFGSHTDSPCFRIKPNPEMITENIIRLNTEVYGGPILSTWFDRPLSIAGRVILRTNDPFFPRTVAIKFDEPLMTIPNLAIHQNRDVNNGVKIDRQKDVLPVIGLMNEIFEKDNFLLNYIFDKINLKKEDVLDFDLYVYNTEKGCLLGANEEFISAPRIDNLVSVYAGLLGLVESEHNQKQINVFVAFDNEEIGSATKQGADSNYLIHTLERIVLGLGYTRENFLRMLSGSFMLSADAAHAAHPAHMNKTDPTSRGRINEGISVKISARQKYTSDGFSTSVIKQIIDGTDIKIQPFVNESNELGGSTIGPISSTHLEIDGIDVGIPMLAMHSARELCGVSDVYFLKELATEFFEK
- the asnB gene encoding asparagine synthase B, yielding MCGFVFASKQKINKEMFKKSYDNIFHRGPDNQIIKEEDGIWGFHRLSIMDLSAKGNQPFERDGKKLICNGEIYNFLELRELLRDEFEFKSESDCEVLIPLYEKFGFEIMLKMLDAEFALVLFDGETGEIMAGRDPIGIRPMFYGYDKETGGIAFSSEAKGLIEFCDEVFPFPPGHYYKDGEFHLYNDLADPKRIIDEDLDTITSKIREKLEKGIIKRLHSDAPLGFLLSGGLDSSLVCAVSQKFLDKPIKTFAIGMETDPIDLRYAKEVADFLGTEHTEVIMTKKDVLDSLEKVIWHLETWDITTIRASIGMYLVCKYIHENTDLKVLMTGEVSDEIFGYKYTDFAPTPEEFQKESQKRIRELYMYDVLRADRVIAANSLEARVPFGDLDFVDYVMSVNPEKKMNKYNKGKYLLRKAFEGLDYLPDSILYREKAAFSDAVGHSMVDYLKEYAEGKYTDEDLKNAVDKYPYRTPFTKESLLYRDIFEKFYPNKAKWIKDFWMPNKEWEGCDVDDPSARVLKNYGDSGK
- a CDS encoding DEAD/DEAH box helicase; translated protein: MQKFEDLGLSTELLNALSKKGFEEPSEIQRLVIPELLKERTHLIGQAQTGTGKTAAFSIPILETIDADKTVKALILAPTRELANQVADEIYSLKGEKDIKVLAVYGGASIEQQIKNLKKGVDIVVGTPGRVMDLMRKKILKVDNLDYFVLDEADEMLNMGFLEDIELILEKTNDEKKMLFFSATMPKAILDIAKRFMVNYKMLKVEKKELTTNLTEQIYYEVKQEDKFEALSRVLDYEQDFYGIVFCRTKSEVDDVTNRLKARNYDAECIHGDITQGLRQKALDLFKKKVLTILVATDVAARGIDVSNLTHVINYSIPQEAESYVHRIGRTGRAGQKGIAITFVTPREASKLAQIKRITKTDIKRENIPNVEEILNAKKEALIAYVDEIIKENDHNAYDQLATELLEGRNPQEVLASVLRHVYEDEFLPENYNEIENVKVKIDDKTRLFIALGSKDGYNAGRLLDLLNKKAKTPGRKVKDIKIMDKYSFITVPLQEAEFIIRALNSKKDSKPLVEKANSTGGNSSGKKSGGRRKRKSSDKKSDKKLNKKQDKGSSKRKKSSKKSKKDRH
- the tpx gene encoding thiol peroxidase, whose protein sequence is MKKLLLITGLLGIMVSCGSKKEVSAAPAGVPKEYTQYLDTLKADNNLKITMGGNPVTIVGKETKVGDTLKGVPLTVNSKLEEKNILADKAIKVIYTAPSLDTKVCSLQTKMLNTAAAKYPNVKFYSVTVDTPFAQERFCTANDINGIKTVSDYKYHQFGAQNGLLMKESGLLTRALMIVDENNVVKYIEYVPEQGKEANVDKALKFLQEKMLKK